From a single Phragmites australis chromosome 7, lpPhrAust1.1, whole genome shotgun sequence genomic region:
- the LOC133924699 gene encoding uncharacterized protein At3g06530 isoform X1, producing the protein MASIASQLQVIKSALGATPEPARRPITRPSVLFDAKEAADIDLRAILPIALSGLEHLASVDERFARYINTLFSETSLEVNREQLTLKENDKLNKSISTYLRFLAGYLQLPAALKTLEYLIRRYLVHVYNLDELLLCALPYHDTHAFVRIVQLVNLGNSKWAFLDGVKSSGAPPPRSVLVHQCIRDKAVLETLCNYVTPTKDFHHSRTVVCFCTAVIVECLGAVPKLDTDIVQRVLGFVFDSLNPAMTGDQDYKAGALMIVGVLATRATLAPKLVQNLIFFVARTAQHDAFESIDLPWLRVTVMAIISLVQSQSVHDFPKKPLMILKDIRDFSGVLSVLSCEYNIERFIRLYVESLVDYSTSDDSCHTHLIETIETLPLKNFVERIVFKVLGNCIKVSRATESPDINRTGIWAKRILSVLEIKYPLELHDAIRKFLENSEINSMGGDCMSEVFGLVFDESKSVPTEISDSNIWFSLDHPKAMVRQSALSKIASSGIFKNSTLNPQKFINMQDAILRNLYDDDLSVVQAALSIEGFAAVASPDSLLKAYNDVLTKCIKIITKGGLKASKASDVAVSCLEKMVMEYQSHHIEHAKDIAAVVFPLLIVHPKSFGVNLKALELAKKIQWEFYTSSSLIYDEVTADKMKNMSSDSIASINMKNIKAFAETFLADPNKHMEWLANSGNRSRLSRTLFLLIVLQTIVAPTEVLDKQMNLCQACFPALKVEWCHIEPKDNGVGNEISVDNLEKSIAELVKHIFNSDTEALNARILVCIFWGLLRVQSSYIKQNSMIVSGGNTMPDDLFLFFITSPGKNIFQKHLLYLIVNCTGAPFQFVSKYFLDEDLPDRVQVESLLVFTSICSICASSESSSFDESICMQLLLGFPSVILPLAHDNKDIRSSAVKCIEGLSLMWQRMSTSLQRNAGNNIKLPQCISSPSFGIFLESVINQKTMISSDARFLPAYISSMLSPRKDMMVPDNLHERFDQPTKDSLLHFILCSAMKLSPYGKFMALSVLKGVGSILFQVEDVRSLFFDLLYRRDQSWNWHGSKQILSTHEMQILCLLLEVLFLMSDCANIGFDMFEPLAKALRVDALSSDDPVVVMPCLTVLRTLQPVFFDDLKTDMKEIFFGRLISLFRTENFEIRNATRDALLRINVHASTVVKFIELIVSLGGTKGHTKRIKRKEDLNRDAFHSFKELFGENAISSILVSLLDILFLKKDVNQRLCLLQPLFQILSKLLSDQWISVIVCQYNKEHDTSSETPDLSSFVKEAQQLVLLVLKDITDTLQSGHHDAMFNSSNIDLLINCVQSVKDVGTRNHGFLLIASLAKACPQLVSERIVDLFVAIGDAIKQDDSHSQRVLEDLLSVVVPCWLSWTTSTEKLLQIFIKALADIAEHRRLTLMVYLLRTLGKESSLSTVIMQLFYSLVERISHPLSGHQGSQGVLSLNAMSQEWEYGLAVNVTDQYSYKLWFPCLSKLLKGIRVHEKQGLPHMLHLAMKFILLKLQDTELNFELESDEAANFIQGSLGALMEEVVLCTVFTRDKKREISGDIIKDVRDSTNTVLKIITGWMSASTYFRGITQLLDHSDSLVKRKALGILSETARGNNLVQNKQRTARKLKHVSLTTAIKVDKSSDPYFSNLCLKILELIDRGVDSDTSVKIAAISSLEKLAKEYPSDNPAYSNCLTTIINHIGSGDAVTSSGLIHTAGSLINVLGSKALLQLPLIMKNIMLRSHQVSCCPSGNYADGSTRTAAKPTNQTITMLLSILTTIEVVVEKLGEFVNPYLEEILDLVVLHPECSAHMDAKLDAKAADVRKLLTEKVPVRLILPPLLNLYSIAVKCGEASLSLAFQMLASLIGTMDRLAVGTYHVKIYEHCLGALDLRRQQLDSLKNIDMVEQNIIDAIITLTMKLTEATFRPLFLRTLEWAESEVDQSPSKRSLDRAIVFYKLVNKLAEQHRSLFTPYFKYLLEGSVQYLSEDDALTGSKQKKKAKLEDAQMEQKDKLLGPKLWNLRALVLKSLHKCFLYDNDQKILDSSNFQVLLKPIVSQFVAEPPESIESDLDTASVEEVDETLVLCMGQMAVTARSDVLWKPLNHEVLMQTRSDKVRPKMLGLKVVRYMVEHLKEEYVVLLPETIPFLGELLEDVELPVKTLSQEILKEMEILSGESLRQYL; encoded by the exons ATGGCGTCGATAGCATCGCAGCTGCAGGTCATCAAGTCGGCGCTCGGCGCTACGCCGGAGCCTGCTCGGCGGCCCATCACCCGGCCGTCCGTGCTCTTCGATGCCAAGGAGGCCGCCGACATCGACCTCcgcgccatcctccccatcgccCTCTCCG GGTTGGAGCACCTTGCTAGTGTGGACGAGAGATTTGCGAGGTACATCAACACTCTGTTCAGTGAGACAAGCCTTGAGGTGAACCGCGAACAGCTAACTCTCAAGGAGAACGACAAGCTCAACAAGTCCATATCCACCTACCTTCGCTTTCTAGCTGGCTATTTGCAGCTTCCAGCTGCCCTCAAAACCCTCGAATACCTTATCCGCCGATACCT GGTGCATGTATACAACTTGGATGAGTTGCTGCTGTGTGCACTGCCGTACCATGATACACATGCGTTTGTCCGGATTGTGCAGTTGGTCAATTTAGG GAATAGTAAGTGGGCATTTCTTGATGGCGTGAAGTCCTCAGGTGCACCACCTCCCAGGAGTGTTCTAGTACATCAGTGCATCCGAGATAAGGCTGTGCTGGAGACCCTCTGCAACTAT GTTACACCAACAAAGGATTTCCATCACTCAAGGACGGTTGTCTGCTTTTGCACTGCAGTGATCGTGGAGTGCTTGGGTGCTGTCCCGAAGCTTGACACAGATATAGTGCAGAGGGTATTGGGATTTGTGTTCGACTCACTTAATCCTGCAATGACGGGAGACCAAGACTATAAG GCTGGCGCTCTGATGATTGTTGGAGTTCTGGCAACCCGAGCGACTCTAGCACCTAAACTTGTTCAAAATTTGATTTTCTTCGTTGCAAGGACTGCTCAGCATGATGCATTTGAGTCAATTGACTTGCCATGGCTTCGTGTCACAGTGATGGCTATTATAAGTCTTGTTCAG TCACAATCGGTCCATGACTTCCCTAAAAAGCCATTGATGATTCTCAAAGACATAAG GGATTTTTCTGGCGTGCTTTCTGTATTATCCTGTGAGTACAACATCGAGAGATTCATTAGGCTTTATGTTGAATCATTGGTTGACTACAG CACATCTGATGATTCCTGCCACACACACCTGATTGAAACTATTGAGACTCTACCTCTGAAGAATTTCGTTGAAAGGATTGTGTTCAAGGTGCTTGGCAACTGTATCAAAGTATCACGGGCCACAGAAAGCCCAGATATAAATCGCACAG GAATATGGGCTAAGAGAATCTTGAGCGTGCTTGAAATAAAATATCCATTGGAGCTACATGATGCTATTCGTAAATTTCTCGAG AACTCTGAAATTAACTCAATGGGAGGGGATTGTATGTCCGAGGTGTTCGGCTTAGTGTTTGATGAGAGCAAGAGCGTGCCAACTGAAATCTCCGACTCAAACATTTGGTTCAGTCTGGACCATCCGAAG GCTATGGTCCGTCAATCCGCTCTGTCAAAAATTGCTTCATCTGGCATCTTTAAGAACAGTACTCTAAATCCACAG AAGTTTATAAATATGCAAGATGCAATATTACGGAATCTGTATGACGATGATCTAAGTGTTGTCCAAGCTGCTTTATCCATAGAAGGATTTGCTGCTGTTGCCAGTCCTGATAGCCTTCTAAAAGCATATAACGACGTGCTCACCAAATGCATCAAAATCATTACCAAAG GTGGTTTAAAAGCATCAAAGGCTTCTGATGTTGCTGTTTCATGCTTGGAAAAGATGGTTATGGAATATCAATCACATCACATAGAGCATGCCAAGGACATAGCTGCAGTAGTGTTTCCTCTCCTTATTGTTCACCCAAAG TCCTTTGGTGTAAACTTGAAGGCCTTGGAGCTAGCTAAGAAAATACAATGGGAATTCTACACAAGTAGTTCTCTTATATATGATGAGGTCACTGCTGACAAAATGAAG AACATGAGTTCAGATTCCATTGCTTCCATTAACATGAAGAACATCAAAGCTTTTGCTGAAACTTTCCTAGCAGACCCAAATAAGCATATGGAGTGGTTGGCTAACTCTGGAAACAGAAGTAGACTTTCTAGAACTTTGTTTCTACTCATAGTGTTGCAAACAATTGTTGCTCCTACTGAAG TTTTGGACAAGCAAATGAATCTCTGCCAAGCTTGTTTTCCAGCTCTTAAGGTTGAATGGTGCCACATAGAGCCCAAAGATAATGGTGTTGGTAATGAG ATCAGTGTTGACAATCTTGAGAAGAGCATTGCAGAACTAGTGAAGCATATTTTCAACAGTGACACAGAGGCATTGAATGCTAGAATCCTTGTCTGCATATTTTGGGGTCTTCTAAGGGTGCAGTCATCCTATATTAAGCAGAATTCTATG ATTGTCAGTGGTGGAAATACAATGCCTGATGATTTGTttctcttcttcatcacatcaCCTGGCAAAAACATCTTTCAGAAGCACCTCCTGTATCTCATTGTTAACTGCACCGGAGCACCTTTTCAATTTGTTTCAAAGTACTTTCTGGATGAAG ATTTACCAGATAGAGTTCAAGTGGAGAGTCTTCTTGTGTTTACTTCTATTTGTTCTATATGTGCTTCCTCTGAAAGTAGTAGCTTCGATGAAAGCATATGTATGCAGCTTCTACTTGGCTTTCCTTCTGTTATTCTCCCACTTGCTCATGATAACAAG GATATAAGGTCCTCTGCTGTTAAATGTATTGAGGGGCTATCTTTGATGTGGCAACGCATGAGCACTTCTCTACAAAGAAATG CAGGAAACAACATCAAATTGCCTCAATGCATATCGTCTCCGAGCTTTGGTATTTTCCTTGAGTCAGTGATTAACCAAAAGACCATGATCTCCTCGGATGCAAGATTTCTTCCAGCATATATTTCGTCAATGCTAAGCCCACGTAAAGACATGATGGTTCCTGATAACCTTCATGAAAG ATTTGACCAGCCAACGAAAGATAGTCTCCTTCATTTCATCTTGTGCTCTgctatgaagctctctccttATGGAAAG TTCATGGCTCTTTCAGTCCTGAAAGGAGTAGGAAGCATCTTATTTCAGGTAGAAGATGTGAGGTCTTTGTTCTTCGATCTTCTCTACCGTCGTGATCAGTCTTGGAATTGGCATGGTTCTAAGCAGATCTTATCCACCCATGAAATGCAAATCTTGTGCTTGCTTTTGGAG GTTTTGTTCTTGATGTCAGATTGTGCAAATATTGGTTTTGACATGTTCGAACCTCTAGCGAAAGCTTTAAGG GTTGATGCTTTGTCTTCAGATGATCCTGTTGTTGTAATGCCATGTCTTACTGTCCTGCGGACTCTTCAACCAGTGTTTTTTGATGATTTGAAGACAGATATGAAG GAAATTTTTTTTGGGCGCCTTATTTCCTTGTTTCGAACTGAGAACTTCGAAATTCGAAATGCCACACGAGATGCTCTGCTGAGAATTAAT GTTCATGCTTCCACCGTGGTGAAATTTATTGAATTAATTGTATCACTCGGTGGTACAAAAGGACATACAAAAAGAATTAAGAGAAAGGAGGATCTGAATCGGGATGCATTTCACAGTTTTAAAGAATTATTTGGAGAAAATGCTATATCTTCTATTCTTGTTtctcttctagatattttgtttcttaAGAAAGATGTGAATCAAAG ATTGTGTTTATTACAACCACTTTTCCAGATTCTATCGAAGCTCCTTTCTGATCAATGGATTTCTGTGATAGTTTGTCAGTATAACAAAGAACATGATACCTCTTCTGAAACCCCTGATTTATCCAGTTTTGTAAAAGAAGCTCAGCAGTTGGTACTGCTGGTCCTCAAAGATATTACGGATACACTACAATCGGGTCACCAT GATGCTATGTTCAACAGCTCAAATATAGATCTTCTTATCAATTGTGTACAGTCCGTCAAGGATGTAGGAACTCGGAATCATGGGTTTTTGTTGATTGCTTCTTTGGCAAAGGCTTGCCCACAACTAGTTTCAGAAAGAATTGTTGATTTGTTTGTCGCTATTGGGGATGCTATAAAACAG GATGACAGCCATTCACAACGTGTTTTGGAGGATTTATTATCTGTCGTAGTCCCATGTTGGTTATCATGGACCACAAGTACTGAAAAGCTTCTTCAG ATATTCATTAAAGCTTTAGCGGACATTGCTGAACATAGGCGGTTGACGCTAATGGTTTACCTCTTGAG GACCTTAGGAAAGGAAAGTAGTTTGAGTACTGTGATCATGCAATTGTTCTACTCATTGGTTGAGCGGATTTCACACCCTCTTTCTGGACATCAGGGGAGCCAAGGTGTCCTTTCCTTGAATGCCATGTCACAAGAGTGGGAATATGGATTGGCAGTCAATGTGACTGACCAATATTCCTATAAATTATGGTTTCCTTGTTTGAGTAAGCTACTAAAAGGAATCAGGGTGCATGAGAAACAAGGTCTGCCTCATATGCTACATTtggcaatgaagtttattttgttaaaGCTGCAAGATACAGAGCTGAATTTTGAGCTTGAATCCGACGAAGCTGCTAATTTTATCCAG GGTTCGCTTGGTGCACTTATGGAGGAAGTTGTCTTGTGTACTGTGTTTACCAGAGACAAGAAAAGAGAAATTTCTGGTGATATTATAAAAGATGTCAGAGACTCTACAAATACAGTGCTCAAAATAATTACAGGGTGGATGAGTGCTTCAACATATTTTAGAGGAATTACTCAATTGTTGGATCATTCAGACAGTCTTGTGAAAAGAAAG GCACTTGGGATATTATCCGAAACTGCAAGAGGAAACAACTTGGTACAGAACAAGCAAAGGACAGCAAGAAAACTGAAGCATGTCTCTCTTACTACTGCGATTAAAGTGGACAAGAGCTCTGATCCTTATTTCAGTAACTTGTGCTTAAAGATTCTGGAATTGATTGACAGAGGGGTTGATTCGGACACTTCGGTGAAAATTGCTGCTATTTCTTCACTTGAAAAGCTAGCAAAGGAATATCCCTCTGATAATCCTGCATATAGCAACTGCCTTACAACAATCATTAATCACATTGGCTCTGGTGATGCAGTTACTTCTTCTGGGTTAATTCATACTGCTGGCTCTCTGATAAATGTTCTTGGATCAAAAGCATTACTGCAGCTCCCattaatcatgaaaaatataaTGCTGAGATCACATCAGGTGTCATGCTGCCCTAGTGGAAATTACGCTGATGGTTCCACCAGAACTGCTGCTAAGCCAACTAATCAAACTATAACTATGCTGTTATCTATACTGACTACAATTGAGGTGGTTGTGGAAAAGCTTGGCGAATTTGTTAATCCATATTTGGAGGAGATACTTGATCTTGTGGTATTGCATCCTGAATGCAGTGCTCACATGGATGCCAAATTAGATGCAAAAGCAGCCGATGTTCGGAAGCTCCTGACTGAGAAAGTTCCA GTCCGGCTTATTCTTCCACCTTTACTGAATCTGTACTCTATTGCTGTGAAATGCGGAGAAGCAAGCCTTTCGTTGGCATTCCAAATGCTTGCAAGTCTAATTGGTACAATGGATCGGCTTGCTGTTGGAACGTACCATGTGAAAATATATGAACATTGTTTAGGAGCGCTCGATCTCCGTCGCCAACAACTTGACTCTTTGAAGAATATAGATATGGTGGAGCAAAATATTATCGATGCCATAATCACTCTCACTATGAAGCTTACCGAGGCCACCTTTAGGCCTCTTTTCCTTCGTACTTTGGAATGGGCAGAGTCTGAAGTTGATCAGTCCCCATCAAAGAGAAGTTTGGACCGTGCAATTGTTTTCTACAAGTTGGTCAACAAACTTGCAGAACAACACAG GTCGTTGTTTACACCTTACTTCAAGTACCTACTCGAGGGATCTGTACAATATCTGTCAGAAGATGATGCTTTGACCGGCTCCAAGCAAAAGAAGAAGGCAAAACTTGAAGATGCTCAAATGGAACAGAAGGATAAATTATTGGGACCAAAGCTGTGGAATTTAAGAGCTCTGGTATTGAAATCCTTACACAAGTGTTTCCTTTATGATAATGACCAGAAGATCCTTGATTCCTCTAATTTCCAG GTTCTTTTGAAACCCATTGTTTCTCAGTTTGTTGCGGAACCACCAGAATCTATTGAATCTGATCTGGATACTGCATCAGTTGAAGAAGTAGATGAAACTCTTGTTTTATGCATGGGGCAAATGGCAGTTACTGCACGGTCCGATGTTCTTTGGAAGCCTCTTAATCATGAG GTGCTGATGCAGACAAGGAGTGACAAAGTTCGCCCCAAAATGCTGGGCCTGAAAGTAGTCAGGTACATGGTCGAACATCTGAAGGAGGAGTATGTCGTTCTTCTCCCCGAGACCATCCCATTCCTTGGTGAATTACTGGAGGATGTGGAGCTTCCTGTCAAGACTTTGTCGCAGGAGATTTTGAAAGAGATGGAAATCCTCAGCGGTGAAAGCCTCCGGCAGTACCTGTGA